A single Defluviitalea saccharophila DNA region contains:
- a CDS encoding response regulator, which translates to MVRVMLVDDEKIVIDSLQFIIEKNFDNVEIVEIARSGREAIEKIEYVVPDIVFMDIRMPGINGIEAIREIKKRHKSIIFIVLTAFDQFEFAKEAIKLGVFEYLLKPVNRAKVVEVIEKAIETIKVEREKRKVELELKEKLETVLPILEHGFIYSMILFEDNYKELLNYKDLFDIEENGGYVMTVEFGEEENGTLENKIGYSVRSQGFYPFFRDTINMLRKCIVGPVMLNRIVVFVPCEAQADEFTSRLEAVSFADKLFQKLSERLNCGLKIGVGRTYEGFDSLSNSYEESLEALRSLTAVGVMHYMDMPNVVHRSQGYPLHREKLLLQKVSAGDVEESLEELNHLFEWLVREYGDQILKIKNKLLEIIFLVYRIAWESGMEEDTNEVFFLEKMLSMKDMSEVRLWCKKRVEHVAEQIRASRENRAGTLTKKAKEYIDANYAKSITLEDVSREINVSPQYFSKLFKEETGKNFIDYLTNIRISAAKELLSRGNLSIKEICYHIGYSDPNYFSRIFKKVVGVTPTEYKE; encoded by the coding sequence TTATAGAAAAGAATTTTGACAATGTGGAAATCGTTGAAATTGCCAGATCCGGCCGGGAAGCCATTGAGAAAATAGAATATGTCGTACCGGATATTGTGTTCATGGATATAAGGATGCCAGGGATTAATGGTATTGAAGCCATTAGAGAAATCAAAAAGAGGCATAAGTCGATTATCTTTATTGTACTGACTGCCTTTGATCAGTTCGAATTTGCAAAAGAAGCCATCAAATTGGGGGTCTTTGAATATCTGTTAAAGCCTGTTAATCGTGCAAAAGTAGTAGAGGTTATTGAAAAGGCGATAGAAACCATTAAGGTAGAAAGAGAAAAGAGAAAAGTAGAATTGGAGTTAAAGGAAAAGTTGGAAACGGTTCTTCCCATACTTGAACACGGCTTTATTTATTCTATGATATTATTTGAAGACAATTACAAAGAACTTTTAAATTATAAAGATCTTTTTGATATAGAAGAAAACGGTGGATATGTCATGACGGTCGAGTTCGGGGAAGAAGAAAACGGAACCTTAGAAAATAAAATAGGTTACAGCGTTCGCAGCCAAGGCTTTTATCCCTTTTTTAGAGATACAATCAATATGCTTCGAAAATGCATTGTTGGCCCAGTCATGTTAAATCGTATCGTTGTATTTGTTCCCTGTGAAGCCCAGGCAGACGAATTTACATCCCGACTGGAAGCAGTGTCCTTTGCAGACAAGCTTTTTCAAAAGCTGTCGGAACGATTAAACTGCGGCTTAAAGATCGGTGTAGGAAGAACCTATGAAGGGTTTGACTCCCTTAGCAATTCCTATGAAGAATCCTTAGAAGCCTTAAGAAGTCTTACTGCTGTAGGGGTTATGCATTATATGGATATGCCTAATGTAGTCCATCGCAGCCAAGGCTATCCTCTCCATAGAGAAAAACTTTTGCTGCAGAAGGTATCTGCGGGAGATGTGGAAGAGAGCTTAGAGGAACTTAATCATCTATTTGAATGGCTGGTAAGAGAATATGGAGACCAGATTTTAAAAATCAAGAATAAGCTGCTTGAAATTATTTTTTTGGTATATCGTATTGCCTGGGAATCCGGCATGGAGGAAGATACCAATGAAGTCTTTTTCCTCGAAAAAATGCTTTCCATGAAAGACATGAGCGAAGTGAGACTTTGGTGTAAAAAAAGGGTTGAACATGTGGCGGAGCAAATCCGCGCAAGCCGTGAAAACAGAGCAGGAACTCTAACAAAGAAAGCAAAAGAATATATCGACGCAAACTATGCAAAATCCATTACCTTAGAAGATGTTTCAAGAGAAATCAACGTAAGTCCCCAATATTTCAGTAAACTTTTTAAAGAAGAAACTGGTAAAAACTTTATTGACTATTTGACAAACATTCGTATTTCAGCTGCAAAAGAGTTATTATCCCGAGGCAATTTAAGCATCAAAGAAATTTGCTACCACATAGGATACAGCGATCCCAACTATTTCAGCAGAATATTTAAGAAGGTTGTGGGCGTAACTCCGACAGAGTATAAGGAATAG
- a CDS encoding substrate-binding domain-containing protein, producing MHYFKKVFILLCLVVIFFAVLKVYFKKDIVGKAQEDTKEDKIIIGFAMDTLVHERWLRDRDILVSRANELGAEVIVQTANSDGEEQKKQVQYLLDQNIDVLVLVPHDAESAASIVKAAKNKGVKVISYDRLVKKANVDLYISFDNIKVGELMGQAAMEAVPEGNYLILNGSESDNNSFMFNEGYKNVLGDSIRSGKINIVSETWVKDWLYEDAFKFVDEVLHTDTEINAIIAANDTLASAAVNALAERRLAGKVAVIGHDADLDACQRIVEGIQVATIYKPIDKIAKIAVEYAINMAKGGLVQTDEKIYDGKYYIPYYRIEPVLVTKENMVDVIIEDKFHALEDVYMNIPKSQRPQVD from the coding sequence ATGCATTATTTTAAAAAGGTATTCATATTGCTTTGCCTAGTTGTAATTTTTTTTGCTGTGCTTAAAGTATACTTTAAAAAAGACATCGTAGGAAAAGCTCAGGAAGACACAAAGGAAGACAAAATCATCATTGGCTTTGCAATGGATACCCTGGTTCATGAAAGATGGCTTAGAGATCGGGATATCTTAGTTTCCAGAGCCAATGAACTGGGGGCGGAAGTCATTGTACAGACTGCCAATAGCGATGGAGAAGAGCAAAAGAAACAAGTACAGTACCTCTTAGATCAAAACATCGATGTCCTGGTATTGGTACCTCATGATGCAGAAAGTGCAGCCAGTATCGTAAAAGCTGCCAAAAACAAAGGTGTAAAAGTGATTTCCTATGACAGATTAGTAAAGAAGGCCAATGTAGATTTATACATATCCTTCGATAATATTAAAGTAGGAGAATTGATGGGGCAGGCTGCCATGGAAGCTGTTCCAGAAGGAAATTATCTAATATTAAACGGCTCAGAATCGGATAACAATTCTTTTATGTTTAACGAAGGCTATAAAAATGTGCTGGGTGATAGTATTAGGAGCGGAAAGATTAATATTGTCAGCGAAACCTGGGTTAAAGATTGGCTCTATGAAGACGCTTTCAAATTCGTAGATGAAGTTTTGCACACAGATACCGAAATTAATGCCATTATTGCAGCCAACGATACCTTAGCTTCAGCAGCAGTCAATGCCTTGGCAGAAAGAAGGCTTGCCGGGAAAGTGGCGGTTATAGGGCATGATGCAGATCTGGATGCATGCCAGAGAATTGTTGAAGGAATACAAGTTGCAACGATTTATAAACCTATTGATAAAATTGCTAAGATTGCCGTAGAATATGCTATCAATATGGCAAAAGGCGGCTTGGTACAGACCGATGAGAAAATTTATGACGGAAAGTATTATATTCCTTATTACAGAATAGAGCCTGTACTGGTCACAAAAGAAAATATGGTAGACGTTATTATAGAAGATAAATTTCATGCGTTGGAAGACGTATATATGAATATACCTAAATCCCAGCGCCCTCAGGTGGATTAA
- a CDS encoding sugar-binding protein: MKKLFTKLAALAVAGIMTVGMFTGCSSQQTTEQPAGEQPAQEQPAAQAPSSGGSVDIGIVLPTKDEPRWVQDETRFIDALKDTDYSVEILFSQGSSAKEKENVEALLAKGIKVLIICPHDGAAAAAAAEAAKAEGVTVISYDRLITDTDAVDYYVTFDSVAVGKAQGQYLIDKASGTGNPLYLYAGAASDNNAFLFFEGAWSVLQPKVADGTFVIKNSSEAVALQDKATLTREEMSKIISQVTTNWDFNEAKNKAEAHLTVAKAEDKGDVFILAPNDGTARSIADVFASDKDVTSYVVTGQDAEKASIQYIIDGKQSMTVFKDVRTLVKDSIAMAVSLLQGTTPETTGSYNNGKTDVKAKQTEVIVVDQQNVKAALIDSEYYSADEFTGLQ, translated from the coding sequence ATGAAAAAACTATTCACAAAATTAGCAGCTCTTGCAGTTGCGGGAATAATGACAGTTGGAATGTTTACTGGATGTTCTTCTCAACAAACTACTGAACAACCTGCTGGAGAACAACCAGCACAAGAACAACCAGCAGCACAAGCACCAAGTTCCGGTGGCAGTGTAGACATCGGTATCGTACTTCCAACAAAGGACGAACCAAGATGGGTGCAAGACGAAACTAGATTTATTGACGCTTTAAAAGATACTGATTACTCTGTAGAAATTTTATTCAGCCAAGGATCTTCTGCAAAGGAAAAAGAAAATGTTGAAGCATTACTTGCTAAAGGAATCAAAGTTTTAATTATCTGCCCACATGACGGTGCAGCAGCAGCAGCGGCAGCAGAAGCAGCTAAAGCTGAAGGTGTAACAGTAATTTCTTATGACAGATTGATCACAGATACAGATGCAGTTGATTACTATGTAACATTCGATAGCGTTGCAGTTGGTAAAGCACAAGGACAATACTTAATCGACAAAGCAAGCGGAACAGGCAACCCACTTTACTTATATGCTGGTGCAGCTTCCGACAACAATGCATTCTTATTCTTCGAAGGTGCATGGTCTGTATTACAACCAAAAGTTGCTGATGGTACTTTCGTAATCAAAAACTCTTCCGAAGCTGTAGCACTTCAAGACAAAGCTACATTAACTCGTGAAGAAATGAGTAAAATTATTTCCCAAGTAACAACAAACTGGGATTTCAACGAAGCTAAGAACAAAGCAGAAGCTCACTTAACAGTGGCTAAAGCAGAAGATAAAGGTGACGTATTTATTCTTGCTCCAAACGATGGAACAGCTCGTTCAATCGCAGACGTATTTGCATCTGATAAAGATGTAACAAGCTATGTAGTAACAGGACAAGACGCTGAAAAAGCTTCTATCCAATACATTATCGATGGAAAACAATCCATGACAGTATTCAAAGACGTACGTACACTTGTTAAAGATTCCATCGCAATGGCAGTTTCCTTATTACAAGGAACAACACCAGAAACAACTGGTTCTTACAACAACGGTAAAACTGATGTTAAAGCAAAACAAACAGAAGTTATCGTAGTTGACCAACAAAACGTAAAAGCTGCATTGATTGATTCTGAATACTATAGTGCAGACGAATTCACAGGTCTTCAATAA
- a CDS encoding ATP-binding cassette domain-containing protein — protein MGNQNYILEMRNITKEFPGVKALSNVNFKVKQGEIHCLVGENGAGKSTLMKVLSGVYKYGEYSGDIVYNGQVQKFTTVRDSENVGIAIIYQELALVPELTVYENIYLGHEIKNGSIIDWNATIVKATEMLKKVGLNINPETKIKDLGVGKQQLVEIAKALSKNVKLLILDEPTAALNEDDSENLLKLLKELQKQGITSIMISHKLKEVLAIADTITVLRDGQTICSMDKEKDEITENLIIKNMVGRELTNIYPPKDFKHGEEVVLELKNWSAHDTSLGRDVLKNVNIKVKKGEIVGLAGLMGAGRTELAQSIFGNAKDYKLQGELFVNGEKKVFKQPSDAIKAGIAYVTEDRKGDGLILIQNIKQNISISNLQSIASNSVIDENEEIMIANGYKESLNIKAPSIEQIVGNLSGGNQQKVSLAKWLFAKPNILILDEPTRGIDVGAKYEIYTFMNQLVKQGMSIIMISSELPEVLGMSDRIYVISEGRVTGELPIEEATQERIMEMATKGD, from the coding sequence ATGGGAAATCAAAATTATATCTTAGAAATGAGAAACATTACAAAAGAGTTCCCGGGAGTAAAGGCTTTAAGTAATGTAAATTTCAAAGTTAAACAGGGTGAAATACACTGCCTTGTAGGTGAAAATGGAGCCGGGAAATCCACACTTATGAAAGTTTTAAGTGGTGTATATAAATATGGTGAGTACAGCGGGGATATTGTTTATAACGGACAGGTTCAAAAGTTTACAACGGTAAGAGACAGTGAAAATGTAGGAATCGCAATCATATATCAAGAATTAGCACTTGTTCCTGAATTAACAGTATATGAAAATATTTATTTAGGCCATGAAATTAAAAATGGCTCTATCATTGACTGGAATGCTACCATCGTAAAAGCTACTGAAATGTTAAAGAAAGTTGGATTAAACATTAATCCTGAAACAAAGATCAAAGACTTAGGTGTTGGTAAACAGCAGCTCGTAGAAATTGCAAAGGCGTTAAGTAAAAACGTAAAATTATTGATTTTGGACGAGCCTACAGCAGCACTTAATGAAGACGATAGTGAAAACTTGCTGAAATTATTAAAAGAATTACAAAAACAGGGAATTACATCTATAATGATTTCTCATAAATTAAAAGAAGTTTTAGCAATTGCAGATACAATTACAGTATTAAGAGACGGACAAACAATTTGTTCTATGGATAAAGAGAAAGATGAAATTACCGAAAATCTAATCATTAAAAACATGGTTGGTCGTGAACTCACCAATATCTATCCGCCAAAAGATTTTAAACACGGAGAAGAAGTTGTATTAGAACTTAAAAACTGGAGTGCCCATGATACAAGTCTTGGAAGAGACGTTCTAAAGAATGTTAACATCAAGGTTAAAAAAGGTGAAATCGTAGGATTAGCTGGATTGATGGGTGCCGGAAGAACAGAACTTGCTCAAAGTATTTTTGGAAACGCGAAGGATTACAAATTACAAGGAGAATTATTTGTTAACGGAGAAAAGAAAGTCTTCAAGCAACCCAGCGACGCTATCAAAGCAGGTATTGCATACGTAACAGAAGACAGAAAAGGTGACGGACTAATACTTATTCAAAATATTAAACAAAACATTTCTATTTCCAATTTACAATCTATAGCATCCAATAGTGTGATCGACGAAAATGAAGAAATTATGATTGCCAATGGATATAAAGAAAGTTTAAATATTAAAGCACCAAGCATTGAACAGATCGTTGGAAACTTAAGTGGTGGAAATCAGCAAAAAGTTTCTTTGGCAAAATGGTTATTTGCAAAGCCAAATATTCTAATACTGGATGAACCAACCCGAGGTATTGACGTAGGGGCTAAATATGAAATTTATACTTTCATGAACCAGTTAGTAAAACAAGGCATGAGCATTATCATGATATCTTCTGAGTTACCGGAAGTATTGGGTATGAGTGACAGAATCTATGTTATATCCGAAGGTAGAGTTACTGGTGAATTACCAATAGAAGAAGCTACCCAGGAAAGAATCATGGAAATGGCGACCAAGGGGGATTAA
- a CDS encoding sugar ABC transporter permease, producing MSQVVKSQSNTNPVDNQGGATMSFFQELRVLLKKNIREYGMYIALVVIMAIFSFTTNGLFMSSRNISNLINQTGYIAVLAVGMTLVLIIRQIDLSVGYVAGFLGAIAAIMLTKMGLPVIVTLPVILVLGIIIGLYQGFLVAKLSIPSFVVTLAGMLIFRGALLRVTEGSGTIIIDNKAFNAIGNGFIPDITNGRIHILTLILGAVAVALFIWTELKARRNKLKYNFEVISPAMLGAKIVLVSAVIGYITWILANYNGLSWTVVIVIIVVAIYHFITTKTVVGRYVYAVGGNPEAAKLSGINVNKIIFIVYASMSMLAALSGILYTSRLQSATTTAGTAFELDAIASAYVGGVSAAGGVGKVTGSIVGALVMTALTSGMNLMGVGISYQYIIKGIVLVGAVVFDVMTRKK from the coding sequence ATGAGTCAGGTGGTAAAAAGTCAAAGTAATACAAATCCAGTTGACAACCAAGGAGGAGCGACTATGAGCTTTTTTCAAGAATTAAGAGTGTTATTAAAAAAGAATATTCGTGAATACGGAATGTATATCGCACTCGTTGTGATTATGGCAATCTTTTCTTTTACAACGAATGGGCTTTTTATGTCTTCAAGAAATATCAGTAACTTAATTAACCAAACAGGTTATATTGCAGTATTAGCAGTTGGTATGACATTGGTGCTTATTATCAGACAGATTGACTTATCCGTTGGTTATGTAGCAGGATTTTTAGGCGCTATAGCAGCAATTATGCTTACCAAAATGGGATTGCCTGTAATCGTTACATTACCAGTTATTCTTGTTTTAGGAATAATAATTGGTTTATATCAAGGATTTTTAGTTGCTAAACTTAGTATTCCTTCTTTCGTAGTAACCCTTGCAGGAATGTTAATCTTCAGAGGTGCATTGCTTCGTGTTACAGAAGGAAGCGGTACAATCATCATCGATAACAAAGCATTCAATGCTATAGGAAATGGATTCATCCCTGATATCACTAATGGAAGAATTCATATCTTAACACTTATTTTAGGAGCAGTAGCAGTTGCATTATTTATCTGGACTGAACTTAAAGCAAGAAGAAATAAGCTAAAATATAATTTCGAAGTAATTTCTCCAGCTATGTTAGGTGCTAAAATCGTACTTGTATCCGCAGTTATTGGATACATCACATGGATCCTTGCAAACTACAACGGATTATCCTGGACAGTAGTTATCGTAATTATAGTAGTTGCTATCTATCATTTTATTACAACCAAAACTGTTGTAGGACGATATGTATATGCAGTAGGTGGAAATCCTGAAGCAGCAAAATTAAGTGGTATTAATGTAAATAAAATCATATTTATAGTATATGCATCTATGAGTATGTTAGCGGCATTATCCGGTATTCTTTATACTTCCAGATTACAATCTGCAACCACAACAGCAGGTACAGCATTCGAGCTTGATGCGATTGCATCTGCATATGTAGGCGGTGTATCCGCAGCCGGTGGAGTTGGTAAAGTAACTGGATCCATTGTTGGTGCATTGGTTATGACTGCATTAACCAGCGGTATGAACCTTATGGGAGTAGGTATTTCTTACCAATACATCATCAAAGGTATCGTACTTGTAGGGGCAGTAGTATTTGACGTAATGACTAGAAAAAAATAA
- a CDS encoding methyl-accepting chemotaxis protein: MKKVSDKMVLTTLLIIIVTALGIGIPSYHTTVTQSDQILYTQMDQQTASLFGIVEGFRAVAPSEEAAKKQFTKYLSNRVIGKTGYGFIISGDGKFVLHPKEELIGTDALQHQFAQIMLANKDNVNNNGYGRAKVKMVSYFWEGKEKFAYYTYHQDWDMFIALSGVYDEFIAAQKSALWTLLIFGTVVLISAAILVYVIMTQQMKPIVLLSKAMKEVEKGNLNVNMITVKRKDEIGVLANGFNGMINTLRELTSNIKNTTEILHTAIQDTKQGIDQTVSSSREVARAINEIAGSNQALALDVEKGTSAMQVISKSAQHTRDTITHMNKITDEVEIAVEQGSMATEDLTAKSNETMKTFNWLNEQIKLLEEKSKEISSVTGVIRSISEQTNLLSLNAAIESARAGEAGKGFAVVADEIRKLAIKSAEQTTSINNFIGEIQQQIKGVVEYMIKGQETVEEQDQTVKKTNLALLEVRNKMQDMSEYINMITKQVIEVAKNTESSVAMVESILATSEQTCANSQEVTALTEQQLASVQTIEITVNKLNDLSNNLSQMVNKFTL; encoded by the coding sequence ATGAAGAAAGTCAGCGATAAGATGGTACTTACCACACTGCTCATCATTATAGTTACTGCGTTAGGGATAGGCATTCCAAGTTACCATACAACTGTTACCCAAAGCGATCAAATACTATATACCCAAATGGACCAGCAAACAGCCAGTCTTTTTGGAATTGTGGAAGGCTTTAGGGCGGTAGCACCATCGGAAGAAGCGGCTAAAAAACAATTTACAAAATATCTTTCAAATCGCGTTATAGGTAAAACCGGGTACGGTTTTATAATTAGTGGAGATGGTAAATTCGTTCTTCATCCCAAGGAAGAGTTAATCGGTACCGATGCACTGCAGCATCAATTTGCTCAAATCATGCTGGCAAATAAAGACAACGTTAATAATAACGGATATGGTCGTGCAAAGGTAAAAATGGTTTCTTATTTTTGGGAAGGAAAAGAAAAGTTTGCATACTACACATACCATCAAGACTGGGATATGTTCATTGCCCTATCCGGTGTTTATGATGAATTTATCGCTGCACAAAAATCTGCATTGTGGACGTTACTAATTTTCGGAACAGTCGTTTTGATTTCCGCAGCAATTCTTGTGTATGTGATTATGACTCAGCAGATGAAGCCAATAGTATTGCTGTCTAAGGCAATGAAAGAAGTAGAGAAAGGAAATCTCAACGTAAACATGATCACAGTAAAGCGTAAAGATGAGATAGGTGTTCTCGCTAATGGCTTTAATGGAATGATTAATACTTTAAGAGAATTAACATCCAATATTAAAAATACTACAGAAATTCTTCATACAGCAATACAAGATACAAAACAGGGGATCGATCAAACCGTAAGCAGTTCAAGAGAAGTTGCAAGAGCAATCAATGAAATTGCCGGTTCCAATCAAGCCCTGGCATTGGACGTAGAAAAAGGTACGTCGGCAATGCAAGTTATCTCCAAATCTGCCCAACATACAAGGGATACCATAACCCATATGAATAAAATTACGGACGAAGTAGAAATTGCTGTAGAACAAGGAAGCATGGCAACAGAAGATTTGACGGCTAAGTCCAATGAAACCATGAAGACTTTCAACTGGTTAAATGAGCAGATTAAATTACTTGAAGAAAAATCGAAAGAAATTTCTTCAGTTACGGGGGTTATACGTTCCATTTCGGAACAAACAAACTTATTATCCTTAAATGCGGCTATAGAGTCGGCTAGAGCAGGGGAAGCCGGAAAAGGTTTTGCCGTAGTAGCCGATGAAATCAGAAAGCTGGCTATAAAATCTGCAGAGCAGACTACTTCTATCAATAATTTTATAGGAGAAATCCAGCAGCAGATTAAAGGTGTAGTGGAATATATGATCAAAGGTCAAGAGACTGTGGAAGAGCAGGATCAGACCGTTAAAAAAACAAATTTAGCGTTATTAGAAGTTCGCAATAAGATGCAAGACATGTCTGAGTATATCAACATGATTACAAAGCAAGTTATTGAAGTAGCTAAAAATACGGAAAGCAGTGTAGCGATGGTAGAAAGCATATTAGCTACTTCCGAGCAAACCTGTGCGAATTCTCAAGAAGTAACAGCATTAACAGAACAGCAATTAGCGAGCGTACAGACCATAGAAATTACGGTCAATAAGCTCAATGATTTATCAAATAATCTCTCTCAAATGGTGAATAAGTTTACCTTATAA
- a CDS encoding AEC family transporter — protein sequence MAEALLVGRQVLLIFLYVLIGIFCVKKKIITSESGKEFSKFIVTVIMVCLIIKSYIRPMETEHLLGIVLAIALAALFHIIAIIASTFLIKEREDVRYRIERMGIVYSNCGFMGIPLIYAAVGDIGIFYAVAYISIFNIVLWSHGVMMLSGEKKFNIKSVLINPALIAFTIGFIIYTTQIPIPNMIVDTLGSIADMNTPLAMITTGVFLANIDLKSTFANKRIYYVTALRLIILPMIMLTLIKVLGVSSWMSGASNVVMANVIGCACPAAASITLFPVKYGMDGEYGAQIIAVSTLLSIISIPVFTFITNIWL from the coding sequence ATGGCAGAAGCATTATTGGTAGGAAGACAGGTTTTACTCATATTTTTATATGTTTTGATAGGGATATTCTGTGTTAAAAAGAAAATCATTACTTCGGAGTCAGGGAAAGAATTTTCTAAGTTTATAGTAACGGTTATCATGGTTTGCCTTATCATCAAAAGCTATATTCGCCCAATGGAAACAGAGCATTTATTAGGTATAGTTTTGGCAATTGCACTTGCGGCGCTGTTCCATATTATAGCGATTATTGCTTCAACTTTTCTTATAAAAGAAAGAGAAGACGTAAGGTATCGGATTGAAAGAATGGGTATCGTATATTCAAACTGTGGTTTTATGGGGATTCCTTTAATCTATGCAGCAGTTGGGGATATAGGGATATTTTATGCAGTGGCTTATATCAGTATCTTTAATATCGTACTATGGTCCCATGGTGTGATGATGCTTAGTGGTGAGAAAAAATTTAATATTAAATCAGTTCTCATCAATCCGGCTCTTATTGCTTTTACGATAGGGTTTATTATTTATACTACACAAATTCCTATTCCTAATATGATTGTAGATACTTTAGGAAGTATTGCGGATATGAATACGCCCTTAGCCATGATTACAACAGGAGTTTTTCTGGCAAACATCGATTTAAAATCTACATTTGCCAATAAGCGTATATATTATGTTACAGCCTTGCGATTAATTATTCTTCCAATGATTATGTTAACCCTTATTAAAGTACTGGGTGTTTCAAGCTGGATGTCCGGAGCAAGTAATGTGGTGATGGCAAATGTCATAGGCTGTGCTTGTCCTGCGGCAGCATCCATCACCCTATTTCCCGTTAAATATGGTATGGATGGAGAATATGGGGCACAGATTATTGCCGTATCCACCCTGTTGTCTATTATAAGCATACCGGTTTTTACGTTTATAACGAATATTTGGCTATAA
- a CDS encoding glycerate kinase, protein MQIIIAPDSFKGSMSALEAANAIEKGVKKVFKNATTIKIPIADGGEGTVEAIVMGANGIIKETTVTGPLGEKVKAHYGILPDGSAVIEMAAASGITLVPSGRLNPMEATTYGTGELVKTALDEGVKKIIMGIGGSATNDGGMGFAQALGVVFKDEEGKPLGLGAKYLKDIHTIDVSGIDPRIKETQFIVACDVKNPLCGENGASAVYGPQKGATPQMVKELDHGLRHYASVIKEVLGKDIIHVEGTGAAGGLGAGLLVFCNAVLQSGIKTVLEAVNIEQHLKDTGLIITGEGKIDGQSVFGKGPVGIAEAAKPYHIPVMVLTGGIGEGAYKAYEYGISSIMPIVNGPISLEESMGRGRELIEDASERMMRILKAGMLMK, encoded by the coding sequence ATGCAAATTATTATTGCACCAGATTCTTTTAAAGGCAGTATGAGCGCCCTGGAGGCTGCCAATGCCATAGAAAAGGGCGTCAAAAAGGTATTTAAGAACGCTACTACAATTAAAATTCCCATAGCTGATGGAGGGGAAGGAACAGTAGAAGCCATTGTTATGGGGGCTAATGGGATAATTAAGGAAACCACTGTAACCGGTCCCCTGGGAGAAAAGGTTAAAGCCCATTACGGTATCCTCCCCGATGGCAGTGCTGTGATTGAGATGGCAGCAGCATCGGGCATTACCCTTGTGCCAAGCGGTCGACTCAATCCCATGGAAGCAACCACTTATGGAACAGGAGAATTGGTTAAGACTGCCCTTGATGAAGGGGTAAAGAAAATCATCATGGGCATCGGAGGCAGCGCCACCAACGATGGGGGCATGGGCTTTGCACAGGCTCTTGGGGTTGTATTTAAAGACGAAGAAGGCAAACCCTTAGGATTAGGGGCTAAATATCTTAAAGACATTCATACCATTGATGTATCAGGAATAGATCCCAGGATTAAAGAGACCCAGTTTATTGTAGCCTGTGATGTAAAAAATCCCCTCTGTGGAGAAAATGGCGCTTCGGCAGTTTACGGACCTCAAAAGGGAGCAACGCCCCAAATGGTAAAAGAATTAGATCATGGTCTAAGACATTACGCATCCGTTATAAAAGAGGTACTGGGAAAAGATATCATCCATGTTGAAGGAACAGGAGCAGCAGGAGGCCTGGGAGCAGGGCTTTTGGTATTTTGCAATGCTGTTTTACAATCAGGAATAAAGACCGTTTTAGAAGCAGTTAATATTGAGCAGCACCTGAAAGACACCGGCTTAATCATTACAGGGGAAGGAAAAATCGACGGACAGTCTGTTTTCGGGAAGGGTCCTGTAGGGATTGCAGAGGCAGCAAAGCCCTATCATATTCCGGTGATGGTCCTTACGGGAGGAATAGGGGAAGGTGCTTATAAAGCCTATGAATACGGCATATCTTCTATAATGCCTATTGTTAACGGTCCAATAAGCCTCGAGGAATCTATGGGTAGAGGCCGTGAACTCATCGAAGATGCCTCAGAAAGAATGATGAGAATTCTAAAAGCAGGGATGTTAATGAAATAA